In one window of Microplitis demolitor isolate Queensland-Clemson2020A chromosome 4, iyMicDemo2.1a, whole genome shotgun sequence DNA:
- the LOC103580974 gene encoding probable multidrug resistance-associated protein lethal(2)03659 — protein MDSKVDIEKKKNPREGINPLNALTFSWVLKIFWEGYKRDLEITDLHRPLKEHKSSILGDKLAAAWDTEVQQYNGNVKSKKEPDRSFSTAKVKHKKGKTPSLQRALIKVFGARIALYGVALAIMELVLRMLQPVALARLLRFFTSSDVSKTEAFLYAGGVILCSAVNILVAHPYMMAILHMGMKLRVACCSLIYRKSLKLSRTALGETTVGQAVNLLSNDVNRFDVAVIFIHYLWIGPVETIIITYLMYLEVGVAAIIGVASLLMFIPLQGWLGKKSSTLRLRTAIRTDERVRLTNEIISGIQAIKMYTWEHPFSNLIENARKREMRVVRYTSFIRGVIMSFIMFTTRLSLFLTILAYVLSDKQITAETVFMLTAYYNILRQTMTVFFPQGITQVAEASVSIKRLQNFLLYDEIETSNNDNVDNDQKKNKKNSQKNNISSNDKDKKEDTDESLENLNEGSITLDNVYAKWLDSDHEDTLKGINIHIKPGQLVAVVGQVGSGKTSLLNAILKELPAHTGSIDVGGKIAYASQEPWLFAGSVRQNILFGRPWDARKYDKVVKVCQLKRDFSLFPYGDKTIVGERGVSLSGGQRARINLARAVYSDAPIFLLDDPLSAVDAHVGKHMFEECVEKYLNGKTRILVTHQIQFLSNVEKIIVMKDGAIIAEGSYNKLVEMGVDFGRLLDSAPREDAEDMLALSGSRSNSRHASVTSLSSFMTNETTGQAQAEPEEVAEMRTRGSIGGHVYSSYFKAGGNCCLIFMVIVLFVGAQLAASGGDFFVAFWVNLEQDNSNNFTFSNLLRNSSGVNIEKTSGISEQDRYICIYIFTALTVLTVVITLMRSFAFFELCVRASKRLHDTMFRSISRATMRFFNTNTSGRVLNRFSKDMGAIDELLPIAMIDCIQIGLSLIGIIVVVSSASEWLLIPTAIIGVIFYGLRVIYISTSRSIKRLEGITRSPVFNHLSATLQGLPTIRSFNAEEVLTKEFDHHQDLHSSAWYIFIASSRAFGFWLDIFCLIYIACVTMSFLLLSDDEHKTFKGGNVGLAITQSIGLTGMFQWGMRQSAEVENQMTSVERVLEYTNIESEPALESLPEKKPKDDWPSRGKVEFKRVYLAYSPLEPPVLRNLNFTIEPREKIGIVGRTGAGKSSLIAALFRLAEIEGNIEIDGVDTGEIGLHDFRAKISIIPQEPFLFSGTLRRNLDPFEQYPDSILWSALEDVELKEMGLEGHVNEGGTNLSVGQRQLVCLARAIVRNNKVLVLDEATANVDPRTDEFIQKAIRRKFADCTVLTIAHRLNTVMDSDRILVMDAGSAVEFDHPHILLQNEDGYLSKMVKETGVTMIEALKNVAKQNYELRNPPVTTTL, from the exons atggaTTCAAAGGTCgatattgaaaagaaaaaaaatccacgtgAAGGGATTAATCCTTTGAATGCTTTGACATTCTc atgggttttaaaaatattctgggAGGGATACAAACGAGACTTGGAAATAACTGATCTCCATAGACCCTTGAAAGAACATAAAAGTAGTATATTGGGTGATAAATTAGCAGCTGCGTGGGATACAGAAGTGCAGCAGTATAATGGAAATGTTAAATCTAAGAAAGAACCGGACAGATCATTCAGTACTGCTAAGGTCAAGCATAAAAAAGGCAAGACACCTAGTTTGCAACGAGCATTGATCAAAGTTTTTGGTGCTCGTATTGCTCTTTATGGAGTTGCGTTGGCTATCATGGAACTCGTTTTACG aatgCTACAGCCAGTAGCTTTGGCGCGGCTTCTTCGGTTTTTTACGTCATCGGATGTCAGCAAAACAGAAGCGTTTCTATACGCCGGTGGTGTGATACTATGCTCAGCAGTAAATATACTTGTAGCCCATCCCTACATGATGGCGATTCTTCACATGGGTATGAAACTGCGTGTAGCATGCTGCTCACTGATTTACCGTAAGTCATTGAAACTGTCGCGAACAGCTTTGGGAGAGACGACAGTTGGACAAGCAGTTAATCTTTTGTCAAACGACGTCAATAGATTTGACGTTGCTGTGATATTTATTCACTATCTATGGATAGGTCCCGTTGAGACAATCATCATTACGTACTTGATGTATCTAGAAGTTGGAGTGGCTGCAATTATTGGCGTAGCTTCACTGTTAATGTTTATACCTCTTCAGGGATGGCTTGGTAAAAAATCATCGACATTGCGTCTACGTACGGCAATACGTACTGACGAGAGAGTACGTTTGACCAATGAAATTATCAGTGGTATTCAAGCTATAAAAATGTACACGTGGGAGCATCCCTTTAGTAATCTTATTGAGAATGCACGTAAAAGAGAAATGCGTGTTGTAAGATATACATCATTTATACGAGGTGTTATCATGTCTTTCATAATGTTTACAACACGTCTATCACTATTTCTCACTATACTGGCTTATGTTTTATCTGATAAACAAATAACTGCTGAGACAGTATTTATGTTGACGGCTTACTATAATATTCTACGTCAAACTATGACGGTATTTTTTCCACAAGGTATTACTCAAGTTGCCGAGGCTTCAGTGTCCATAAAacgacttcaaaattttttattgtacgaTGAAATTGAGAcaagtaataatgataatgttgataatgatcaaaagaaaaataagaaaaattcacagaaaaataatataagttcGAATGATAAAGACAAGAAAGAAGATACAGATGAATcactagaaaatttaaatgagggGTCTATAACGCTTGATAATGTTTATGCTAAATGGTTGGACTCTGATCATGAAGATACATTGAAAGGAATCAATATACATATTAAACCGGGTCAATTAGTGGCTGTAGTTGGGCAAGTTGGTTCGGGTAAAACAAGCTTACTCAATGCTATTCTCAAAGAGCTTCCAGCGCACACGGGAAGTATTGATGTAGGTGGTAAAATTGCTTACGCGAGTCAAGAACCCTGGTTATTCGCTGGTTCAGTAAGGCAGAATATACTCTTTGGGCGTCCATGGGATGCTAGGAAATACGATAAAGTCGTCAAAGTATGTCAGCTGAAACGAGATTTTTCACTATTCCCATACGGTGACAAGACTATTGTCGGTGAACGCGGTGTAAGTTTATCTGGTGGACAGAGAGCGCGTATCAATTTAGCGCGGGCTGTTTACTCGGATGCACCGATATTTTTACTAGACGATCCACTGAGTGCAGTAGACGCGCATGTGGGTAAACACATGTTCGAAGAGTGTGttgaaaaatacttgaatGGAAAAACAAGAATACTAGTGACACATCAGATACAATTTTTAAGCAATGTCGAGAAGATAATTGTCATGAAGGATGGTGCTATTATTGCTGAAGGCAGTTACAATAAACTAGTGGAGATGGGGGTTGACTTCGGTCGTTTACTTGATTCAGCACCAAGAGAAGATGCAGAAGACATGTTGGCACTTTCAGGAAGTCGGAGCAATTCACGACACGCGAGTGTAACATCGTTGAGTTCATTCATGACTAACGAGACTACGGGTCAGGCCCAAGCCGAGCCTGAAGAAGTTGCTGAGATGCGCACTAGAGGATCTATTGGAGGGCATGTGTATTCATCTTATTTCAAAGCTGGTGGCAAttgttgtttaatttttatggtgaTAGTATTGTTTGTTGGAGCTCAATTGGCTGCAAGTGGTGGGGACTTCTTTGTTGCATTTTGGGTGAATCTAGAACaagataatagtaataatttcaCTTTCAGCAACTTATTGCGCAATTCAAGTGGAGTGAACATAGAAAAAACATCTGGGATATCGGAGCAGGAtagatatatttgtatatatatttttacagcgTTGACGGTACTTACAGTTGTGATAACACTTATGAGATCTTTTGCATTTTTTGAGTTATGTGTACGTGCATCTAAACGCTTACATGATACAATGTTTCGTAGTATTAGCCGTGCGACGATGagatttttcaatacaaatacATCAGGGCGTGTGTTGAATCGTTTTTCCAAGGACATGGGTGCTATTGACGAGTTACTGCCAATCGCCATGATTGATTGTATTCAAATTGGTCTTTCACTCATCGGTATTATTGTCGTTGTTAGTAGTGCAAGTGAATGGTTGCTGATACCCACAGCAATTATTGGTGTTATATTTTACGGTTTACgggttatttatatatcaacAAGTCGTAGCATTAAACGACTCGAAGGTATAACAAGATCACCGGTATTTAATCACCTAAGTGCAACATTACAGGGTCTACCGACAATACGTTCATTTAATGCAGAAGAAGTACTTACTAAAGAATTTGATCACCATCAGGATCTCCATTCCTCCGCgtggtatatttttatagcatCGTCACGTGCCTTCGGTTTTTGGCTCGATATTTTTTGTCTTATCTATATTGCCTGTGTAACAATGAGCTTTTTGCTCCTATCTGATGATGAGCATAAAACGTTTAAAGGTGGTAATGTTGGTCTAGCAATCACTCAGAGTATAGGATTAACGGGAATGTTTCAGTGGGGTATGAGACAGAGTGCTGAAGTAGAGAATCAAATGACTTCGGTGGAGCGTGTGCTTGAGTATACTAACATTGAGAGTGAACCAGCACTCGAGAGTTTGCctgaaaaaaaacctaaagaTGACTGGCCGTCAAGAGGTAAAGTCGAATTTAAACGCGTTTACTTGGCTTATTCCCCATTAGAACCACCGGTACTCAGGAATCTCAACTTTACTATTGAGCCACGTGAAAAAATAGGAATTGTTGGACGCACTGGAGCAGGAAAATCTTCCCTAATAGCTGCCTTATTCCGGCTTGCTGAAATTGAGGGTAACATTGAGATTGATGGTGTAGATACCGGTGAAATCGGACTCCACGATTTTCGCGCCAAGATAAGCATAATTCCACAAGAGCCTTTCTTGTTCTCCGGTACATTGAGAAGAAATCTTGATCCCTTCGAACAGTATCCAGACAGTATACTGTGGTCGGCATTAGAAGATGTTGAACTTAAAGAAATGGGTCTTGAGGGCCACGTTAATGAAGGTGGTACTAATTTGAGTGTAGGACAACGGCAGTTAGTTTGTCTTGCGCGTGCTATTgttagaaataataaagttcTTGTACTCGATGAAGCCACCGCTAACGTTGATCCACGGACGGATGAATTTATCCAGAAGGCTATTAGACGTAAATTTGCCGATTGCACCGTTCTTACGATTGCCCATCGACTCAATACTGTTATGGACAGCGACAGAATATTGGTCATGGATGCCGGTTCTGCTGtg gaaTTTGATCATCCTCATATTTTACTTCAGAACGAGGATGGATATTTATCAAAGATGGTTAAAGAAACTGGCGTAACAATGATAGAAGCGCTCAAAAATGTCGCCAAACAAAATTATGAACTTCGTAATCCACCTGTCACAACCACACTTTGA
- the LOC103568329 gene encoding probable multidrug resistance-associated protein lethal(2)03659, which translates to MDSKVDIEKKKHPREGVNPLNALTFVWILKIFWKGYKRDLEIEDLFRPLKEHKSSVLGDKLAAAWEKELENYNTDEESVRLDSDCEVKHKEMKTPSLQKALIKVFGARIALYGVALAIMELVLRMLQPVALARLLRFFTTSEISKTEAFLYGGGVILCSAINIFVAHPSMLAIFHMGMKMRLACCSLIYRKSLKLSRTALGETTVGQAVNLLSNDVSRFDYAVIFIHYLWIGPVATIIVTYLMYLEVGVAAIIGVASLLIFIPVQGWLGKQSSTLRLRTAKRTDERIHLTNEIVSGIQAIKMYAWEHPFSDLIKNVRKKEMRVIRYASFLRGVTMSFMMFVTRLSLFFTILACVLSEKKITAEMVFMVAAYYNILRQIMTVFFPIGITQVAEALVSVKRLEKFLTYDEIEINNNHDDDDDNNNGNNKDLNRNNDIEDDGNDKLKTNNDEGSMRFYNVHAKWLDSDHEDTLKRINIHIEPGQLVAVVGQVGSGKTSLLNAILKELPAHTGSIDVGGKIAYASQEPWLFAGSVRQNILFGRPWDAGKYDKVVKVCQLKRDFSLFPYGDKTIVGERGVSLSGGQRARINLARAVYSDAPIFLLDDPLSAVDAHVGKHMFEECIEKYLNGKTRILVTHQIQFLSNVEKIIVMKDGAIIAEGSYNKLVEMGVDFGRLLDSAPKEETEETLLMSTSRSNSRNTSIASLISSKANVAECNKFEPEEVAETRSRGSIGGHMYASYFKAGGNCCVLFILTLLFIVAQAFASVGDFFVAFWVNLEQGNRNNFTFSNLLHPTNHTSSFSDQDRYVCIYIFTGLIVLTVVMSFIRSFAFFEVCVRASKRLHDKMFRSICHAPMRFFNTNSSGRVLNRFSQDIGAIDELLPIAMIDCVQITLALTGIIVVVSVSNVWLLLPTFIICTIFYVLRVIYISTSRSIKRLEGITRSPVFNHLGATLQGLPTIRSFNAEEILTKEFDHHQDLHSSAWYIYIASSRAFGFWLDIFCLIYIACVTMSFLLLSDDEHKTFKGGNVGLAITQSIGLTGMFQWGMRQSAEVENQMTSVERVLEYTNIESEPALESLPEKKPKDDWPSRGKVEFKRVYLAYSPLEPPVLRNLNFTIEPCEKIGIVGRTGAGKSSLIAALFRLAEIEGNIEIDGVDTGEIGLHDFRAKISIIPQEPFLFSGTLRRNLDPFEQYPDSILWSALEDVELKEMGLEGHVNEGGTNLSVGQRQLVCLARAIVRNNKVLVLDEATANVDPRTDEFIQKAIRRKFADCTVLTIAHRLNTVMDSDRILVMDAGSAVEFDHPYNLLRNEYGFLSNMVKETGETMIEALKNVAQQNYELHHPSSMITF; encoded by the exons atggATTCAAAAGTTgatattgaaaagaaaaaacatcCGCGAGAAGGTGTTAATCCATTGAATGCTTTAACATTTGT atggATTCTGAAAATCTTTTGGAAAGGATACAAGCGAGATTTGGAAATCGAAGATCTTTTCAGGCCTTTGAAAGAACACAAGAGTAGTGTATTGGGTGATAAATTAGCAGCAGCATGGGAAAAAGAATTGgaaaattacaatacagaTGAAGAATCCGTAAGATTGGATAGTGATTGTGAAGTAAAGCATAAAGAAATGAAAACACCTAGTTTACAAAAAGCGTTGATTAAAGTTTTTGGTGCTCGCATTGCTCTTTATGGAGTTGCCTTGGCAATTATGGAACTTGTTTTACG aatgcTACAGCCAGTAGCTTTAGCGCGACTTCTTCGTTTTTTCACAACATCAGAGATAAGCAAAACAGAGGCATTTCTGTACGGTGGTGGCGTAATACTGTGCTCggcaataaatatattcgtAGCTCATCCTTCAATGCTGGCAATTTTTCACATGGGTATGAAAATGCGCTTAGCGTGTTGCTCACTAATTTACCGAAAATCATTGAAACTATCGAGAACAGCTTTGGGAGAGACGACAGTTGGACAAGCAGTTAATCTTTTGTCCAACGACGTCAGTAGATTTGACTATGCTGTGATATTCATTCACTATTTATGGATAGGGCCTGTTGCGACAATAATCGTTACCTACTTGATGTACCTAGAAGTTGGAGTAGCCGCGATAATTGGCGTAGCTTCGCTGTTAATATTTATACCAGTTCAAGGATGGCTCGGAAAACAATCATCAACGTTACGTTTACGTACGGCAAAACGCACTGATGAAAGAATTCATTTAACTAATGAAATAGTGAGTGGTATCCAagcaataaaaatgtatgcaTGGGAACACCCGTTTAGTGatcttattaaaaatgttcGTAAAAAAGAAATGCGCGTTATAAGATATGCATCTTTTCTTCGAGGAGTTACCATGTCTTTCATGATGTTTGTTACACGATTATCATTATTCTTTACAATATTGGCTTGTGtcttatctgaaaaaaaaataactgctGAAATGGTTTTCATGGTAGCGGCATACTATAATATTTTACGTCAAATTATGACGGTATTTTTTCCTATAGGTATCACACAAGTTGCCGAGGCTTTAGTATCAGTAAAAcgtcttgaaaaatttttgacgtaTGATGAAattgagataaataataatcatgatgatgatgatgataataataatggaaacAATAAAGATTTGAATAGAAACAATGATATAGAAGATGATggaaacgataaattaaaaactaataatgatGAAGGTTCTATGAGGTTTTACAATGTTCATGCTAAATGGTTGGACTCTGATCACGAAGATACATTGAAAAGAATCAATATACATATTGAACCAGGTCAATTAGTGGCTGTAGTTGGGCAAGTTGGTTCGGGTAAAACAAGCTTACTCAATGCTATTCTCAAAGAGCTTCCAGCGCACACGGGAAGTATTGATGTAGGTGGTAAAATAGCTTACGCGAGTCAAGAACCCTGGTTATTCGCTGGTTCAGTAAGGCAGAATATACTCTTTGGGCGTCCATGGGATGCTGGAAAGTACGATAAAGTTGTCAAAGTATGTCAGCTGAAACGAGATTTTTCACTATTCCCATATGGTGACAAGACTATTGTCGGTGAACGCGGTGTAAGTTTATCTGGTGGACAGAGAGCGCGTATCAATTTAGCGCGGGCTGTTTACTCGGATGCACCGATATTTTTACTAGACGACCCACTGAGTGCAGTAGACGCGCATGTGGGTAAACATATGTTCGAAGAGTGTATTGAAAAGTACTTGAATGGAAAAACAAGAATACTTGTGACACATCAGATACAATTTTTAAGCAATGTTGAAAAGATAATTGTCATGAAGGATGGTGCTATTATTGCTGAAGGCAGTTACAATAAACTCGTGGAGATGGGGGTTGACTTCGGTCGTTTACTTGATTCAGCACCAAAAGAAGAGACTGAAGAAACTTTATTGATGTCGACCAGCCGTAGTAATTCACGAAATACAAGTATTGCATCACTTATTTCATCTAAGGCTAATGTAGCTGAGTGCAATAAGTTTGAACCGGAAGAAGTTGCCGAGACACGGAGCCGTGGATCGATAGGGGGACATATGTACGCATCTTATTTCAAGGCAGGAGGTAACTGTTGCGTTCTTTTTATCCTAACGTTATTGTTCATTGTTGCTCAAGCGTTTGCAAGTGTTGGAGATTTTTTCGTTGCATTTTGGGTTAATCTAGAACAGGGAAATAGGAATAATTTTACCTTCAGTAATCTACTACATCCTACGAACCACACGTCCAGTTTTTCAGATCAAGATAGATATGtttgcatatatattttcacagGTTTAATAGTTTTGACAGTTGTAATGTCATTCATTCGATCATTTGCATTTTTTGAAGTGTGTGTACGTGCGTCTAAACGTTTACATGACAAAATGTTTCGTAGTATTTGCCACGCACCAATGCGATTTTTCAATACTAATTCTTCAGGACGGGTATTGAATCGGTTTTCTCAGGACATAGGCGCCATTGATGAGTTACTGCCTATAGCCATGATTGATTGTGTACAAATAACTTTAGCACTGACTGGCATAATTGTTGTTGTGAGTGTTTCTAATGTATGGTTACTATTACcgacatttattatttgcaCTATATTTTACGTTTTACgagtaatttatatatcaaCAAGTCGTAGCATTAAACGACTCGAAGGTATAACAAGATCACCGGTATTTAATCACTTGGGTGCAACATTACAGGGTCTACCGACAATACGTTCGTTTAATGCAGAAGAAATACTTACTAAAGAATTTGATCATCATCAGGATCTCCACTCTTCCGCGTGGTATATTTACATAGCATCATCACGCGCATTCGGTTTTTGGCTCGATATTTTTTGTCTTATCTATATTGCCTGTGTAACAATGAGCTTTTTGCTCCTATCTGATGATGAGCATAAAACGTTTAAAGGTGGTAATGTTGGTCTAGCAATCACTCAGAGTATAGGATTAACGGGAATGTTTCAGTGGGGTATGAGACAGAGTGCTGAAGTGGAGAATCAAATGACTTCGGTGGAGCGTGTGCTTGAGTATACCAATATTGAGAGTGAACCAGCACTCGAGAGTTTGCCGgaaaaaaaacctaaagaTGACTGGCCGTCGAGAGGTAAAGTCGAATTTAAACGCGTTTACTTGGCTTATTCCCCATTAGAACCACCGGTACTCAGGAATCTCAACTTTACTATTGAGCCATGTGAAAAAATAGGAATTGTTGGACGCACTGGAGCAGGAAAATCTTCCCTAATAGCTGCCTTATTCCGGCTTGCTGAAATTGAGGGTAACATTGAGATTGATGGTGTAGATACCGGTGAAATCGGACTCCACGATTTTCGCGCCAAGATAAGCATAATTCCACAAGAGCCTTTCTTGTTCTCTGGTACATTGAGAAGAAATCTTGATCCCTTCGAACAGTATCCAGACAGTATACTGTGGTCGGCATTAGAAGATGTTGAACTTAAAGAAATGGGTCTTGAGGGCCACGTTAATGAAGGTGGTACTAATTTGAGTGTAGGACAACGGCAGTTAGTTTGTCTTGCTCGTGCTATTgttagaaataataaagttcTTGTACTCGATGAAGCCACCGCTAACGTTGATCCACGGACGGATGAATTTATCCAGAAGGCTATTAGACGTAAATTTGCCGATTGCACCGTTCTTACAATTGCCCATCGACTCAATACTGTTATGGACAGCGACAGAATATTGGTCATGGATGCCGGTTCTGCtgtg GAATTTGATCACCCATATAATCTACTGCGAAATGAATATGGATTTTTATCCAACATGGTAAAGGAAACTGGTGAAACAATGATAGAAGCTCTCAAAAATGTGGCTCAACAAAATTATGAACTCCATCATCCATCCTCGATGATAACATTTTAG